AGGAAGAAAGGCAGCTCATCTGAATGCAAAACTGCAAACAAGCAAACGCCTCCCCAGTCGAGATGCTCGCAAGTCTTCTGCCTGTCGATCAGCGGGGCTCAGAGCGGGGGCTTTGGGATCCTGCCAGGGGGCCCTCTTTGCTTCTCCTCCTCAATCAGATGGACCTGTTCCTCTGCGATCATCTCCAGCCAGGTTTTGAAAGGAAGACGCACAGTTAAACCCCTAGAGAATGGTTTTTGCAGGAAAACAGCAAGTTTCTTCGGTTCTGCAATGCCCAAGTATCCTCCGGGAtgagcccagctctgcagagggaccTGGATGCCCAACTCTCACGGACACCAAATGTAATTAGACATTTGTATCTAGGCCAGGGGCTCAAGGGCCATCTGGCACCTTAATTAttcatacacatacatataagCGCAGACAGAGCGTTCTTTATCTAGCCTGGGCCTGGGGGGAGATTCCTGCTTACGCCGGGTTGTTTCTCATGGCCTGACAAAGCGCGATCCTCTCCAGGGCTCCTGTCTGGTGCTCCATTGCTTTTTCCTGGTGCCAAAACCCGCCAGTGCTGCCAAACTGGGTGCTGCAGAGATCCGCATCGATGGTGGCTGATGCGGAGGTGGAAAAATCCAGAGGAGAAGAGTTCCCCCTTGGAAGGAGTGGGTCAGGAGAACTGAAATCAGATTAAATGTCTGTCAGGAGGGCCCGTCCTTGTGGTGATGTGGCCCAGCGCTCCCCCAAGGTGTCTTTTACGCTGTGACTCATCAGCTGAggaattttaatttctgtctttcGCTCCCAACCTGCGGCACCACGAGGAAGCAGTTAGGACCTTGGCAGATAGAAGTCTCTATCACTAGCTGTTTAAAGTGATGCATTTCCTCTCAAGCCAGTGGAGCTGTGCCAGGTTTTACCAGATGTAACCTCAAAGATGAAGCTGAAATATGGCAAAATAGGTTTTTCCCCACAGCTTTATCTTACCTAGCTGAGGAGCAATTCCTCAGCTCCTCTGCGATGCTCTGACAGATGCTACAGCACatgcaggagaggagctggtggGGAGTGGTATCTGCATGGGATGTGGGTGCATCTGATCCAGACTAAAGTGATGCTTTTTTATTGTAAACTGGGATATTCTGGTCCTCAAAGTATGCTGTGGGCTGGGATTCCTTCCTCAATCAATTCCAACCTGGCCTCCAGAAACCTTTCTAGCAACCCTGGCCCAGGAAGTGagatatttctgtaaaatggTAACATCTTGACAAACCAGCAATTTTTCTAGGGGGAGACAATAATGCCTGAGCTTTATCCTTCAGTTGTGTCTCCCCAGGAAAGTGTCTCGACCCAGACAAGAGCAGTGGTTGCGATAAGCCTGTCTGACAGACTCCACGTCTCACTCAGCTGAGGCTCCTCCGTGCCGGTGATGCCGCCCTCCCGCACATACCTTTGTATCACTTCATCTGGACGATCGACGTCCACCTAATTGTATCTGCCTTCCATATACCTTACGATAATTATATCCACATGAGCCGAGCTCCCATATCATTGCAGGTCTGTCTCCGATACGCCTGTTAGGTTAACTCAGTGTTGTTACATAGGAAGATCTCATTTTCAGAAGCTCAACATATATTTCAAACACAATTTCTATCACTCCTAAGTCTATATTTAGACATCAGCTATTTACCCACCACTGAAAACCCACCCACAATTTCGGGAGCCTCTGTGTACCATCTCTGTCAGAAGGAGATGATATGACAGGGAAAAATGCAGTCTAATGGACTGCTATTAAAAAATCTGATTCAGTTCTCCCTCTGTTGGATTAAGATGTTCTTGGGGAGCGATCTTGTTTCCATGGGGTGACACAGAGATGCGAGGACACTTCACTCAGAGGCACAGCGAGGGAACATTGTGCTTTCTGCTTCCCTTATTTCAAACCACTTAGGCTGTGATTATAAAACGTGGCTCAGGGGGGCCGTAGCATCGCTGGGTTAAATGAAGTTCTTCCTACTGCAGTGtggttgcaggttttttttttttttttctccttaggtACTGCTGGATTTCGATGCATGTCAATGGCAGTCAAGAAGAACAAACGGATAATTCTCCAGCACAGTCCTGAGGGAGTGAAATCAGGGTTTGGGGGGATAATTTATGGGATAGTAGGATGCAGGGGCAGCACTTCCACCAGGGACGGCAGGGTCCACCCCTGCCACAGCTTTCTCACCCTTTGaacctttctttttccccttctacactatgcacaggcagagcagagggggcAAAGAAGAGCAAGAGTACAGCGGCCCACATGGCAGTACCTGGGGGGAAGCAGGATCCTCACAAGACACATGGATTAGAGCCCCTTCTGTTCGATGGGGACTGGGTTTCCCTGACCTGGAGGTCACAGCGGCTCCGAACCCTTTGCCTCAGAAGACCAAAACCAAAGCTGTTCTTTCCCATGCCTAACCGCCTCTTGAGCTCCAGCTCCCGAGCGAAAGATAAGAACGCTGGCGAAAGCGGAAATGTATCAGCATAACTAACATTTCCTGTAACACTTTAAATGGGGAACATTGCAAATGGTTTGAACGCCTCGAGcgaggcagtaactgggcaaggCGTGATCCTGACATGCGGACAGTCCCCGGCCCTGCTCCCTGCCGCTCCTCgtcaggctccggcacccaggagGGGAGGGCCAGGCCCGGGTGCTGACCCCGGCACGCTGTCGGCCCAGAGACCTGCGGGGCTCCTGCGGGAGGTGCCTCAGTGTATCTCCTGGGACGGACACGTACAAGAAAACAGGCGCAGGGCAGAACAGGCGCTGACTGTAGGCCGAGCTGTCGCGACCTGCTTGAACGCTCTCTCCTTTCCGCCTCCGCCCTTCCCTCCGGTGAAACTGAGCCCCAGCCCACCCCGGTGGCGTTTATTCTCCCGGCCGCTCACGCGTCCCTGCGGGCTGAGGAGACGGCGGAGACCACGGCTCCcacgcccgccccgccgcgccacAGCCCGGCGCGCTCTGAGACCTCAGCCGCGGCCGCACGGCAAACTCTGCCGGGCAACCGCCCTCTTCCCCGCTGCGACCAATCAGAGTCAGAGCAAACGTGACTGATCTCCGCTTTAGCCTATCCGCAAGCTATCTGATGGCACCCAATCAGATGCCTGGGGAGATTTTTCTCGCCCAATGATAAACGAAGAGTGGCGCTTGGGCAGGAGCCCGCGCTTCTTCGGGAGCGGCGTAGACTTCAGCCAATCGGAGCAGCGCAGGAAAGGTTCCCAGTGGCCAATGAGGAAAGGGGGCGGGGAAAGAGCAGCTCGCGAGAATTTGAGAGGGACGATGGGAACCCGCGTCTAAGCGAGCGGGCCAATGGGGAAGGGCAGGGCGGGGCGGCAGCTGGACCTTTTTAACTGGCAGGTAAGAGAACCAATCCGAATGAGGAGGTAAGTTCGGGCCAATGGCCAATGAGCAGGGGAAATCCTCCCACGGTTGAGCTGCTGCGATTGACAGGGGAGATCCACAATCAGAAGGCCGCGCCCTTTCTAACCGTCCAATGAGCGAGCGGGGTGGGGAGGCACGGGGGGGCGGCTCTTCCCGCCCCCTCCTCGCGGGCGCGCGAGTGCGGCCGGCGGAAGGACAGCCCGCCGAGCCAATCGGAAAGGCCGTAAAGGGGGAGCGGGCGGGCCTTCCGCCCGGCGGGGGCGAAGGGGTGGGGGCGACGCGCTCGGCGGCCAACGAGGGCGGCGGGCCGGCGCCGAGCGCCCAATGAgcgccgggggggcggggcccgctgccgccgcggctTCCAAGATGGCGGCGGGTGCGTGAGCGCGGCGGTCAGTCAGTCGGTGAGGCCGCCGGCGGGAGCAgggccgggggcgggaggggggcctccgccgcccgccgccatgaAGGGCAAGGAGCGCTCGCCGGCCAAAGCCAAGCGttcgcggggcggcgggggcggcgaggACTCggcgtcctcctcctcgtcggcGCGGGGCGAGCGGAGCAGCAAGAAGCCGAGCGGCTCCGGCGGCTCCAACGGCAGCGGCGGGAaagcggcggcggtggcggcggcttcCAACGAGAGCAACAGCGGGAGCAGCCGGCGCGGCGCGCACCCGGACAAGGCCGGCCGCGCCGGCAGCCGCGAGTACgaggccggggcggcggcggcggcggcgggcggcgggggcagccggCACGGctacggcggcggcggcagcggcaaaACCGCGGAGGCGTCgcggagcagcagcagccgcggCGGTGGGGGTGAGTCCcgggcgccggcggcggccccgtcctcctcctcctccgagtcgggcggcggcggcggggagtaCAAGACGCTGAAGATCAGCGAGCTGGGCTCGGCGCTGAGCGACGAGGCGGTGGAGGACGGGCTCTTCCACGAGTTCAAGCGCTTCGGCGACGTGAGCGTCAAAATCAGCCGCCTCCCGCCCGGCACCGGCGCTGCCGACGAACGCGTGGCCTTCGTCAACTTCCGCCGGCCCGAGGACGCCCGTGCCGCCAAGCACGCCCGCGGCCGCCTCGTGCTCTACGACCGCCCGCTGAAAATCGAGGCCGTCTACGTCGGAGGCGGCGGAGGGAGCAGCCGGCGACGCAGCAGCCGttccccagcactgctggacAAGGAGTCTCCCTACGGCACGGCGGCCGTAGGGGTGGCGGCTGCGGCGGCAGCGGCCGTGCGGCACCCTCCGGCTGGGGCGACGCAGCGGGCCTTGTCGCCTGCCGGTAGCGGCGGGGCCCTGGGTTATCGAGACTACCGGCTGCAGCAGCTCGCCCTGGGCCGCTTGCCGCCTCCGCCCCCTCTGCCCAGGGAGTTGGAGAGGGAGAGGGACTACGGGGGTTTCTACGAAGCGCGAGTGCGGCCGGCGTATGGGCTGGAGCGGGTGGCTGGCGTGGCGGCTGCTGGGGGCTTtcgtggaggaggagggggtgctGGAGCTGCCGGCGAGGAGGAGATCAGCCCTGAGGATGACCAGAGAGCCAACCGCACGTTGTTCCTGGGCAACCTGGACATCACCGTGAGCGAGTCAGATTTACGCCGAGCTTTTGACCGTTTTGGGGTCATCACTGAGGTGGACATCAAAAGGCCGGGGCGTGGGCAGACCAGCACGTATGGTTTTCTTAAATTTGAAAATCTGGACATGGCGCACCGGGCCAAGTTGGCCATGTCAGGAAAGGTGCTTCTGCGCAACCCCATCAAGATTGGGTATGGTAAAGCCACTCCGACTACCAGGCTCTGGGTGGGTGGCCTTGGGCCCTGGGTGCCTCTCGCTGCCCTGGCCAGGGAGTTTGATCGGTTTGGCACCATTCGCACTATCGATTACCGCAAAGGTGATTCGTGGGCCTATATCCAGTATGAGAGCTTGGACGCGGCACAGGCAGCGTGCACCCACATGCGTGGTTTTCCCTTG
The Harpia harpyja isolate bHarHar1 chromosome 19, bHarHar1 primary haplotype, whole genome shotgun sequence DNA segment above includes these coding regions:
- the RBM15 gene encoding RNA-binding protein 15, with protein sequence MKGKERSPAKAKRSRGGGGGEDSASSSSSARGERSSKKPSGSGGSNGSGGKAAAVAAASNESNSGSSRRGAHPDKAGRAGSREYEAGAAAAAAGGGGSRHGYGGGGSGKTAEASRSSSSRGGGGESRAPAAAPSSSSSESGGGGGEYKTLKISELGSALSDEAVEDGLFHEFKRFGDVSVKISRLPPGTGAADERVAFVNFRRPEDARAAKHARGRLVLYDRPLKIEAVYVGGGGGSSRRRSSRSPALLDKESPYGTAAVGVAAAAAAAVRHPPAGATQRALSPAGSGGALGYRDYRLQQLALGRLPPPPPLPRELERERDYGGFYEARVRPAYGLERVAGVAAAGGFRGGGGGAGAAGEEEISPEDDQRANRTLFLGNLDITVSESDLRRAFDRFGVITEVDIKRPGRGQTSTYGFLKFENLDMAHRAKLAMSGKVLLRNPIKIGYGKATPTTRLWVGGLGPWVPLAALAREFDRFGTIRTIDYRKGDSWAYIQYESLDAAQAACTHMRGFPLGGPDRRLRVDFADTEHRYQQPYLQPLPLPPPAHYELVAEAAAFGAHRGAPPDPLRGARDRTPPLLYRDRDRDLYPETEWVPPPPPVRDRSNRAAAYDPLESLERRRDGWSLERDRGERELGSSSRDQPRKRRLAEDGGRHLDRSPDSERSSSSRKRHCLATTSPPDRSPELLGGRERYSSDPERSSSRLLLLERPSPVRESRRGSLERGQNEKRDRKNSAERERKHRASAAAAAQECKSPAKKDERATEGGGGGSRLKPPPQKQQQDGASQAGGAPKLCLAWQGMLLLKNSNFPSNMHLLQGDLGVASSLLVEGATGGKVAQLKITQRLRLDQPKLDEVNRRIKVAGPNGYAILLAVPGASDNRSAAGASEAATTSTQRPLRNLVSYLKQKQAAGVISLPVGGNKDKENSGVLHAFPPCDFSQQFLDSTAKALAKSEDDYLVMIIVRGAS